The following are encoded together in the Tepidiforma bonchosmolovskayae genome:
- a CDS encoding PAS domain S-box protein → MTNPADPETPENLAQRYLDLTAEYEQFRYHLPDALLELELPSARVVSMNRLAEVLLGYTMEDVLAGLYGYQLVDEESWQRALRAGEEDFSGRVRQGLPYERRPGQQVHRFTAIRKDGSRFPIEAQGSYIVDARGVPTGVRFLFRDISARLAAERERARLAAIVDSAGDAIVSRDLDGRILSWNRGAEALYGWTAAEMVGRTADVLAPPGQEDEVRDLTERVTRGEHVQVTTRRRARDGRLIDVELSLFPVLDDSGQVMAIGGIARNITERLRMTAELERTNRLLGALTRAQTDFINGGDPAGVFQAMLELLIDLTESEYGFIGEVKRRPDGAPYLHTRALVFPDTPEAQEFAARYLPGGFVFENLDTLFGHTLRTGEPVISNDPARDARAGGTPPGHPRLDAYLGAPIVSRGELVGMVGLSNRPGGYSEDDVAFLGPFLATCATLIEALRAEELRIETERRLAAALERSEITLWEWDIPREEMVAFAGNTENAPERPGLQFWRERLHPEDRERVVAAFEAHMRGETDTIDVEHRYLNSRGEWGWYITRGRVVERDSEGRALRAVGSFLNVTRRKEAELERERLELLIRQAQKLESLGVLAGGVAHDFNNLLTAVLGNLYLLRQAVPEDPGLRELIDDAAHAAERGAALVRRLLTFGRPDIAQDEVVDLDTLVAESAALARPMVEPQVKLVIQGGPGRALVKGSSSALEQVLVNLFVNARDAMPDGGTITVSRSTVMLTSKRRWAPPELPRGRYHVIAVRDTGTGMPPDVLEKIFDPFFTTKPVGRGSGLGLPTALAIARAHGGWLSAESTPGRGSIFRLLLPVLDDGEAR, encoded by the coding sequence GTGACGAACCCGGCTGACCCCGAGACCCCCGAGAACCTCGCGCAGCGGTACCTCGACCTTACGGCTGAGTACGAGCAGTTCCGCTACCACCTGCCCGATGCGCTGCTGGAGCTGGAGCTTCCCTCGGCGCGGGTGGTCTCCATGAACCGGCTGGCCGAGGTGCTGCTGGGGTACACCATGGAGGACGTGCTGGCCGGGCTGTACGGCTACCAGCTGGTCGACGAGGAGAGCTGGCAGCGCGCCCTCCGCGCGGGCGAGGAGGATTTTTCGGGCCGCGTGCGGCAGGGGCTGCCCTACGAGCGGCGGCCCGGGCAGCAGGTACACCGGTTCACAGCGATCCGGAAGGACGGTTCGCGTTTCCCGATCGAGGCGCAGGGCTCCTACATCGTCGATGCGCGGGGCGTGCCGACCGGGGTGCGGTTCCTCTTTCGCGACATCAGCGCGCGGCTGGCGGCCGAGCGGGAGCGGGCGCGGCTGGCGGCGATCGTCGACTCGGCGGGGGACGCCATCGTCAGCCGCGACCTCGACGGGCGGATCCTGAGCTGGAACCGGGGCGCCGAGGCGCTGTACGGCTGGACCGCGGCCGAGATGGTCGGCCGGACCGCCGACGTCCTGGCCCCGCCGGGGCAGGAGGACGAAGTCCGCGACCTGACGGAGCGGGTGACGCGGGGCGAACACGTGCAGGTGACGACCCGGAGGCGGGCGCGCGACGGCCGACTCATCGACGTTGAGCTGTCGCTCTTCCCCGTTCTGGACGATTCGGGGCAGGTCATGGCCATCGGCGGCATCGCGCGGAACATCACCGAGCGGCTACGGATGACGGCCGAGCTGGAGCGGACGAACCGGCTGCTGGGGGCCCTGACGCGTGCGCAGACCGATTTCATCAACGGCGGCGACCCGGCCGGGGTCTTCCAGGCGATGCTCGAGCTGCTCATCGACCTGACCGAGAGCGAATACGGATTCATCGGGGAGGTGAAGCGGCGGCCGGACGGCGCGCCGTACCTGCACACCCGCGCGCTCGTCTTCCCGGACACGCCGGAAGCGCAGGAGTTTGCTGCCCGGTACCTGCCAGGGGGGTTCGTGTTCGAAAACCTCGACACGCTCTTCGGGCACACGTTGCGGACCGGCGAACCGGTTATCAGCAACGACCCGGCACGTGACGCCCGGGCGGGAGGCACACCCCCGGGACATCCTCGTCTCGATGCCTACCTCGGTGCCCCAATCGTGAGCCGCGGCGAGCTGGTGGGCATGGTCGGCCTCTCGAACCGGCCTGGCGGCTACAGCGAGGACGACGTCGCGTTCCTCGGGCCGTTCCTCGCCACGTGCGCCACGCTGATCGAGGCGCTCCGCGCGGAGGAGCTGCGCATCGAGACCGAGCGGCGGCTGGCGGCGGCGCTGGAGCGCTCGGAGATTACCCTCTGGGAGTGGGACATCCCCCGGGAGGAGATGGTCGCCTTCGCCGGGAACACCGAAAACGCGCCGGAACGGCCAGGCCTGCAGTTCTGGCGCGAGCGTCTCCACCCGGAGGACCGGGAGCGGGTGGTCGCGGCGTTCGAGGCCCACATGCGCGGCGAAACCGACACCATCGACGTCGAGCACCGGTACCTCAACTCACGCGGGGAGTGGGGCTGGTACATCACGCGCGGCCGGGTCGTCGAGCGGGATTCCGAGGGCCGGGCGCTCCGGGCCGTCGGCAGCTTCCTCAATGTCACCCGCCGGAAGGAGGCCGAGCTCGAGCGGGAGCGGCTCGAGCTGCTTATCCGCCAGGCGCAGAAGCTGGAGAGCCTCGGGGTGCTGGCCGGCGGCGTGGCCCACGATTTCAACAACCTCCTCACCGCCGTGCTCGGCAACCTCTACCTGCTGCGGCAGGCGGTACCGGAGGACCCGGGCCTGCGCGAGCTGATCGACGACGCCGCCCACGCGGCCGAGCGCGGCGCGGCGCTGGTGCGCCGGCTGCTCACCTTCGGCCGGCCGGACATCGCGCAGGACGAGGTGGTCGACCTCGATACGCTGGTGGCGGAGTCGGCGGCGCTCGCCCGGCCGATGGTCGAGCCCCAGGTGAAGCTGGTCATCCAGGGCGGCCCCGGGCGGGCCCTGGTGAAGGGCTCATCGAGCGCGCTCGAACAGGTGCTCGTCAACCTCTTCGTCAACGCGCGGGATGCGATGCCGGACGGCGGGACGATCACCGTGAGTCGCTCGACAGTGATGCTCACCTCGAAGCGGCGGTGGGCGCCCCCGGAGCTGCCGCGCGGCCGCTACCACGTCATCGCCGTGCGGGACACCGGCACCGGGATGCCGCCCGACGTGCTCGAGAAGATCTTCGACCCGTTCTTCACGACGAAGCCGGTCGGGCGCGGCTCCGGGCTGGGGCTGCCGACGGCGCTCGCCATCGCCCGCGCCCACGGGGGGTGGCTCTCAGCCGAGAGCACGCCCGGCCGGGGGAGCATTTTCCGCCTGCTCCTGCCCGTGCTGGACGACGGCGAGGCACGCTGA
- a CDS encoding YfcE family phosphodiesterase, with amino-acid sequence MRIGLISDTHIPEARHELWPQVFDAFRGVDAILHAGDIHDLVVIDQLHDIAPTWAARGNGEDGSGGRPIQPDHPRLREAWLLELEGLKVGLVHDVPIPEYPPHLTLERALKRYFGTTELDVLVYGDTHVEAINTINGILCVNPGSPTYPHNLETQYGTIGFLEISGGKAEATIWQITDDGIEPFNWNRWKRPW; translated from the coding sequence ATGCGCATCGGTCTCATCTCCGATACCCACATCCCCGAAGCCCGCCACGAACTCTGGCCGCAGGTGTTCGACGCCTTCCGCGGGGTCGACGCCATCCTCCATGCGGGCGACATCCACGACCTCGTCGTCATCGACCAGCTGCACGACATCGCGCCGACGTGGGCGGCGCGCGGCAACGGCGAGGACGGGTCGGGCGGGCGGCCGATCCAGCCCGACCACCCGCGGCTGCGGGAGGCGTGGCTGCTCGAGCTCGAGGGGCTGAAGGTGGGGCTGGTGCACGATGTTCCCATCCCGGAGTATCCGCCCCACCTGACGCTGGAGCGGGCGCTGAAGCGGTACTTCGGCACGACGGAGCTCGACGTGCTGGTTTACGGCGACACGCACGTGGAGGCGATCAACACGATCAACGGCATCCTCTGCGTGAACCCGGGCTCGCCCACCTACCCGCACAACCTCGAAACGCAGTACGGCACCATCGGCTTCCTCGAAATCAGCGGCGGGAAGGCCGAGGCCACCATCTGGCAGATTACGGACGACGGCATCGAGCCGTTCAACTGGAACCGGTGGAAGCGGCCGTGGTAG
- a CDS encoding CCA tRNA nucleotidyltransferase, with product MTITHEALRDAFRARGRQLWLVGGALRDRLLGIPSKDIDYATDALPDEIEEIARSLGAKVSTVGKRFGTIGVLVEDTWVEITTFRGDSYAGGSRWPEVTFGRTIEEDLARRDFTITAFAENAHTGEWLDLFSGEADLRAGIIRAVGDPATRFREDPLRILRGVRFVSQLGFRLDPATAAGMRETAHLIATLSQERVTAELDKLLQGRAPAAGLEALREVGALPHALPELAAMPGCEQNRFHKFDVWGHTLATVEAIAAAPGTLRLRRWTALLHDIGKPAVRHLKPNGEWGFYRHEVVGAELAASLLERLRFGRAESHVVVLLVRRHMDRPDPADRRAVRRFMAKLGGHWRDLLALKRADNASHTYDDTAYHDALEAACLRAEQEEAEAIRAESPLSGDELVRMFDRPPGPWVGVIKRQLGAMVLDGELAPGDKEAAARIARRLMGRE from the coding sequence ATGACCATCACCCACGAGGCGCTGCGCGACGCCTTCCGCGCCCGCGGCCGCCAGCTCTGGCTCGTCGGCGGCGCCCTCCGCGACCGCCTCCTCGGCATCCCCTCGAAGGACATCGACTACGCAACCGACGCGCTCCCCGACGAAATCGAGGAGATCGCCCGCTCCCTCGGCGCGAAGGTGAGCACCGTCGGCAAACGGTTCGGCACCATCGGCGTCCTCGTCGAGGACACGTGGGTCGAAATCACCACCTTCCGTGGCGACAGCTACGCCGGCGGCAGCCGCTGGCCGGAGGTCACCTTCGGCCGCACCATCGAAGAGGACCTCGCCCGGCGCGACTTCACCATCACCGCCTTCGCCGAAAACGCCCACACCGGCGAGTGGCTCGACCTCTTCAGCGGCGAGGCCGACCTCCGCGCCGGCATCATCCGCGCCGTCGGCGACCCGGCCACCCGGTTCCGCGAAGACCCCCTCCGCATCCTCCGCGGCGTCCGGTTCGTCAGCCAGCTCGGCTTCCGGCTCGACCCGGCGACCGCCGCCGGCATGCGCGAAACCGCCCACCTCATCGCCACCCTTTCGCAGGAGCGCGTCACCGCCGAGCTCGACAAGCTCCTGCAGGGGCGGGCCCCGGCCGCCGGCCTCGAGGCCCTCCGCGAGGTCGGCGCTCTTCCCCACGCCCTCCCCGAGCTGGCCGCCATGCCCGGCTGCGAGCAGAACCGCTTTCATAAGTTCGACGTCTGGGGCCACACCCTCGCGACCGTCGAGGCGATCGCCGCCGCGCCCGGGACGCTCCGCCTGCGCCGCTGGACAGCGCTCCTCCATGACATCGGCAAGCCGGCTGTCCGCCACCTGAAGCCGAACGGGGAGTGGGGCTTCTACCGCCACGAAGTCGTCGGCGCCGAGCTCGCCGCTTCCCTCCTCGAACGGCTCCGCTTCGGCCGGGCCGAGAGCCACGTCGTCGTCCTCCTCGTCCGCCGCCACATGGACCGTCCCGACCCCGCCGACCGCCGCGCCGTGCGCCGCTTCATGGCGAAGCTCGGCGGCCACTGGCGCGACCTCCTCGCGCTTAAGCGGGCAGACAACGCCAGCCACACCTACGACGACACCGCCTATCACGACGCGCTCGAAGCGGCCTGCCTCCGGGCCGAGCAGGAGGAGGCGGAGGCGATCCGCGCGGAGAGCCCGCTCTCCGGCGACGAGCTGGTCCGGATGTTCGACCGCCCCCCGGGGCCGTGGGTCGGGGTCATCAAGCGCCAGCTCGGCGCCATGGTGCTCGACGGCGAACTCGCCCCCGGCGATAAGGAGGCCGCCGCCCGCATCGCCCGCCGCCTCATGGGCCGCGAATGA
- a CDS encoding NUDIX hydrolase, with protein MDELPPRLAARAVILDDRGRTLLFRIHAPGEPSRVFWITPGGGLEPGETELDALRRELFEETGLQSCEIGPCVWVRDQSFRWGERLIRQREAYYLVRCPAFEVDTSRHLEEERAFLQRHRWFTAAELAGWPERLVPANFADLFAALARGELPREPVQLGR; from the coding sequence ATGGACGAACTCCCGCCGCGGCTCGCCGCGCGCGCCGTCATCCTCGACGACCGCGGCCGCACCCTCCTCTTCCGCATCCACGCCCCGGGCGAGCCCTCCCGCGTCTTCTGGATTACCCCCGGCGGCGGCCTCGAACCCGGCGAAACCGAACTCGACGCCCTTCGCCGCGAGCTCTTCGAGGAAACCGGCCTCCAGTCCTGCGAAATCGGCCCCTGCGTCTGGGTGCGCGACCAGTCCTTCCGCTGGGGCGAGCGGCTCATCCGCCAGCGCGAGGCCTACTACCTCGTCCGCTGCCCCGCCTTCGAGGTCGATACCTCCCGCCACCTCGAAGAGGAGCGCGCCTTCCTCCAGCGGCACCGCTGGTTCACCGCCGCGGAGCTCGCCGGCTGGCCCGAGCGCCTCGTCCCGGCCAACTTCGCCGACCTCTTCGCGGCCCTCGCCCGCGGCGAACTCCCCCGCGAGCCCGTGCAGCTCGGCCGCTGA
- a CDS encoding universal stress protein, whose product MNILVTTDGSERSACILPHAAALARAVGARLVLGRVLDPRSDAAGVTAERLAAAVAEVRTRWDAELRTLLEVHDIDGEPRVIERRWGEDVPAAIHRAADELGAVLIAMASRGTGAIRHAVFGSVTMGVLGRADLPVMTLSGCPPVTPHEGPYHLLITSDGSPDARSVFPALAPLLVPGRVRVTLVEVVVMRALETEPEAKVRALPGLEALRPRIPAGVEVAYHLPVVPPGAGIDTAIIEAAKELGADAIASATHGHSARRHLIAGSTALGVARLAPVPVILVKSAPVD is encoded by the coding sequence ATGAACATCCTCGTTACCACCGACGGCTCCGAGCGTTCCGCCTGCATCCTCCCCCACGCCGCCGCGCTCGCCCGCGCGGTCGGCGCCCGGCTCGTCCTCGGCCGCGTGCTCGACCCCCGCTCCGATGCGGCCGGCGTCACCGCAGAGCGGCTCGCTGCCGCTGTCGCCGAAGTCCGAACCCGCTGGGATGCGGAGCTCCGCACGCTGCTCGAGGTGCACGACATCGATGGCGAGCCGCGCGTCATCGAACGGCGCTGGGGCGAGGACGTCCCCGCAGCCATCCACCGGGCCGCCGATGAGCTCGGCGCTGTCCTCATCGCCATGGCCTCCCGCGGGACCGGCGCCATCCGCCATGCCGTCTTCGGGAGCGTCACCATGGGCGTCCTCGGCCGGGCCGACCTCCCGGTCATGACCCTCTCCGGCTGCCCGCCCGTCACGCCGCACGAGGGCCCCTACCACCTCCTCATCACGTCCGACGGCTCACCCGACGCCCGCAGCGTCTTCCCCGCGCTCGCGCCGCTGCTGGTCCCCGGGCGCGTGCGGGTCACCCTCGTCGAGGTCGTCGTCATGCGCGCCCTCGAAACCGAGCCCGAGGCGAAGGTGCGCGCCCTCCCCGGGCTCGAAGCGCTCCGCCCGCGCATCCCGGCCGGCGTGGAGGTCGCCTATCACCTGCCGGTCGTTCCGCCGGGCGCCGGCATCGATACCGCCATCATCGAGGCCGCGAAGGAGCTCGGCGCCGATGCCATCGCCAGCGCCACCCACGGCCACAGCGCCCGGCGCCACCTCATCGCCGGGAGCACGGCGCTCGGCGTCGCCCGCCTCGCGCCGGTGCCGGTCATCCTCGTCAAAAGCGCCCCGGTCGATTGA
- a CDS encoding 2-hydroxyacid dehydrogenase, which translates to MTKPPAIIAIDLPAGLLEDLRRSVTPIVTGGDPAAVAEVLPRAEGILCSALFPLPAELLDRAPRLRVISNFGVGYNNVDLEAATARGIAVCNTPGVLSGAVADLAMALILAVARRLFANAAYVRAGGWSRREPPPPLGWDPAGKTLGIVGFGRIGQAVALRARAFGMEVVYHDLVTDPVEGLEDCRPVSLEELLETSDVVSLHVNLDPSTHHLIGARELALMKPTAWLINTSRGQVVDQQALTAALQDGTIAGAALDVLDPEPPAPDDPLLAMENVIVLPHVGSATVETRAAMRDMAVRNLVAVLTGRTPPSCVNPSVLERAASR; encoded by the coding sequence ATGACGAAGCCTCCGGCCATCATCGCCATCGACCTGCCCGCCGGGCTGCTCGAAGACCTGCGCCGCTCGGTGACGCCGATCGTGACCGGGGGCGACCCGGCAGCGGTCGCCGAGGTGCTCCCGCGGGCGGAGGGGATCCTCTGCAGCGCGCTCTTCCCGCTTCCGGCCGAACTGCTCGACCGCGCGCCGCGGCTGCGGGTGATTTCGAACTTCGGCGTCGGCTACAACAACGTCGACCTCGAGGCGGCGACGGCCCGCGGCATCGCCGTCTGCAACACCCCGGGTGTGCTCAGCGGCGCCGTCGCCGACCTCGCGATGGCGCTCATCCTCGCGGTTGCGCGGCGGCTCTTCGCGAACGCGGCGTATGTGCGGGCGGGCGGCTGGAGCCGGCGCGAACCGCCGCCCCCGCTGGGGTGGGACCCGGCCGGCAAAACCCTCGGCATCGTCGGCTTCGGGCGGATCGGGCAGGCGGTGGCCCTCCGCGCACGCGCCTTCGGGATGGAGGTGGTGTACCACGACCTCGTAACCGACCCGGTCGAAGGGCTCGAAGACTGCCGCCCCGTTTCGCTCGAAGAGCTGCTGGAAACGTCGGACGTCGTCTCGCTCCATGTGAACCTCGACCCCTCGACGCACCACCTCATCGGCGCACGGGAGCTGGCGCTCATGAAGCCGACGGCGTGGCTGATCAACACGTCGCGCGGGCAGGTGGTCGACCAGCAGGCGCTCACGGCGGCGCTGCAGGACGGGACGATCGCCGGGGCTGCGCTCGATGTGCTCGACCCGGAGCCGCCCGCTCCGGACGACCCGCTGCTCGCCATGGAGAACGTCATCGTCCTGCCGCATGTCGGCTCGGCGACGGTGGAGACGCGAGCGGCGATGCGGGACATGGCGGTCCGGAACCTCGTGGCCGTACTCACGGGGCGGACGCCGCCGTCGTGCGTCAATCCGTCGGTGCTGGAGCGGGCAGCCAGCCGCTGA
- a CDS encoding DUF4352 domain-containing protein, protein MLRFRTLAALALGAIVLTLAGACTGGGGQARTEEGLKRAAREATEAVFKGDYRKWYDSYAKECREQVDFKEFEATTRVGVAFVEQLAGVQLKDFKVTGVEVRNFTKDGAEVSVTIQAPKAAEGFEGLAGAGDFEAWKWEDGRWVATNCSGLGGGAGDFGDSGPAPTVPPPGSGPKLGETVEAGKARVTVHAVEDPARAPDAVVDPGRRLVAIEVSIEAAKGAVSVATFDFTVQDETGYIYDPAFFGREPALKMTDLAQGRTVRGWVTFDVPKDAKLVAVYADLDFPKPETLVADLTRK, encoded by the coding sequence ATGCTCCGGTTTCGCACCCTCGCCGCACTCGCCCTGGGCGCCATCGTTCTGACGCTCGCCGGGGCCTGCACCGGCGGGGGCGGACAGGCCCGCACCGAGGAGGGCCTCAAACGGGCCGCAAGGGAGGCCACGGAAGCAGTCTTCAAGGGCGACTACCGGAAGTGGTACGACTCCTACGCGAAGGAGTGCCGCGAGCAGGTGGACTTCAAGGAGTTCGAGGCGACGACCCGGGTCGGCGTCGCGTTCGTCGAGCAGCTCGCGGGGGTCCAGCTGAAGGACTTCAAGGTAACCGGCGTCGAGGTCCGCAACTTCACGAAGGACGGCGCCGAGGTCTCGGTCACGATCCAGGCGCCGAAGGCCGCGGAGGGGTTCGAGGGCCTGGCCGGGGCCGGCGACTTCGAAGCCTGGAAGTGGGAGGACGGGCGCTGGGTGGCAACCAACTGCTCGGGGCTCGGCGGGGGCGCCGGCGATTTCGGCGACAGCGGCCCCGCGCCGACCGTCCCGCCGCCCGGCTCAGGCCCGAAGCTCGGCGAGACGGTCGAGGCCGGCAAGGCGCGGGTCACGGTCCACGCGGTGGAGGACCCGGCGCGGGCGCCGGACGCTGTAGTCGACCCCGGCCGGCGGCTGGTCGCTATCGAGGTCAGCATCGAGGCGGCGAAGGGCGCCGTTTCGGTCGCCACCTTCGACTTCACGGTCCAGGACGAGACCGGCTACATCTACGACCCGGCGTTCTTCGGCCGCGAGCCGGCCCTGAAGATGACCGACCTCGCCCAGGGGCGGACGGTCCGCGGGTGGGTCACGTTCGACGTGCCGAAGGACGCGAAGCTCGTGGCGGTCTACGCCGACCTCGACTTCCCGAAGCCGGAGACGCTGGTCGCCGACCTGACCCGGAAGTAG
- a CDS encoding P-II family nitrogen regulator, whose protein sequence is MKRIDAIIRPSRLPFVREALEELGYGGMTVAEVKGHGKQRGITEQWRGREYKVEYLSKAWILVVVNDQDLQKVVNAIVENARTGEIGDGKIFVSDVLDVIRVRTNERGPAAV, encoded by the coding sequence ATGAAGCGCATCGATGCGATCATCCGGCCCTCCCGGCTCCCCTTCGTCCGCGAGGCGCTCGAAGAGCTCGGCTACGGCGGCATGACGGTGGCCGAGGTGAAGGGCCACGGCAAGCAGCGCGGCATCACCGAACAGTGGCGCGGGCGCGAGTACAAGGTCGAGTACCTGTCGAAGGCGTGGATCCTCGTCGTGGTCAACGACCAGGACCTCCAGAAGGTGGTGAACGCGATCGTGGAGAACGCGCGCACCGGCGAGATCGGCGACGGGAAGATCTTCGTCTCGGACGTGCTCGACGTGATCCGGGTGCGGACGAACGAACGCGGCCCGGCAGCCGTGTAA
- a CDS encoding flavin monoamine oxidase family protein produces MTVTPDRLRELAGDPAPAPVGREHILVLGAGMAGLAAAFELRRRGFAVTILEAQPRVGGRIQTFREPFSDGLYGEAGAMRIPRAHDLVLRYVERFGLPTVPFVMENPHTYVAFGGERIRRGDFDSAAHAGDFELQPGETDLPIGARWEREIEPLLQTIREHGDLGWEEVATQYDQYSLAEFLESRGWSQGAIELWGLLTHMEPFMNSAFLEVLREEAGRWFTDVVTIPGGMDRLPRAFLAGLGGAIRYGMRVVAIHQSLEGVQVRCRTVAGEHTFTGDRAIITIPFSLLRHIEITPALSRGKQRAIRTLYYDAATKIFFQCRRRFWEEDEGISGGGSVTDLPIRTIYYPSGGEPGGRGILLASYTWAEDARRWGTLSPEERLAQAIENVEVIHPAVRREFELGASKVWHQDEFAGGAYALFEPGQQTHLYRHIIAPEGRLHFAGEHASLAHGWIQGAVESGLRCVAEILDRAAG; encoded by the coding sequence ATGACCGTCACCCCCGACCGCCTCCGCGAACTCGCCGGCGACCCGGCCCCGGCCCCCGTCGGCCGCGAACACATCCTCGTCCTCGGCGCCGGGATGGCCGGCCTCGCCGCCGCCTTCGAACTCCGCCGCCGCGGCTTCGCCGTCACCATCCTCGAAGCCCAGCCCCGCGTCGGCGGCCGCATCCAGACCTTCCGCGAACCGTTCTCCGACGGCCTCTACGGCGAAGCCGGCGCCATGCGCATCCCCCGCGCCCACGACCTCGTCCTCCGCTACGTCGAACGATTCGGACTGCCGACCGTCCCGTTCGTGATGGAGAACCCGCACACCTACGTCGCCTTCGGCGGCGAACGGATCCGCCGCGGCGACTTCGATTCGGCCGCCCACGCCGGCGACTTCGAACTCCAGCCCGGCGAAACCGACCTCCCCATCGGCGCCCGCTGGGAGCGTGAAATCGAACCCCTGCTCCAGACCATCCGCGAGCACGGCGACCTCGGCTGGGAGGAGGTCGCCACCCAGTACGACCAGTACTCCCTCGCCGAATTCCTCGAATCCCGCGGCTGGTCGCAGGGCGCCATCGAACTCTGGGGGCTCCTCACCCACATGGAGCCGTTCATGAACAGCGCCTTCCTCGAGGTGCTGCGCGAAGAAGCTGGGCGCTGGTTCACCGACGTCGTCACCATCCCGGGCGGCATGGACCGCCTCCCCCGCGCCTTCCTCGCCGGGCTGGGCGGCGCCATCCGCTACGGCATGCGCGTCGTCGCCATCCACCAGTCGCTCGAGGGCGTCCAGGTCCGCTGCCGCACCGTCGCAGGAGAACACACCTTCACCGGCGACCGCGCCATCATCACCATCCCCTTCTCCCTTCTCCGCCACATCGAAATCACCCCAGCCCTCAGCCGCGGCAAGCAGCGCGCCATCCGCACCCTCTACTACGATGCCGCGACGAAGATTTTCTTCCAGTGCCGGCGCCGCTTCTGGGAGGAGGACGAGGGCATCAGCGGCGGCGGCTCCGTGACCGACCTCCCGATCCGCACCATCTACTACCCCTCGGGCGGCGAGCCCGGCGGCCGCGGCATCCTCCTCGCCAGCTACACCTGGGCCGAAGACGCCCGCCGCTGGGGCACCCTCAGCCCCGAGGAGCGCCTCGCCCAGGCGATCGAAAACGTCGAGGTCATCCACCCGGCCGTCCGCCGGGAGTTCGAACTGGGCGCCAGCAAGGTCTGGCACCAGGACGAGTTCGCCGGCGGCGCCTACGCCCTCTTCGAGCCCGGCCAGCAGACCCACCTCTACCGCCACATCATCGCGCCCGAGGGGCGCCTCCACTTCGCCGGCGAGCATGCCTCCCTCGCCCACGGCTGGATCCAGGGCGCCGTCGAATCCGGCCTCCGCTGCGTCGCCGAAATCCTCGACCGGGCTGCGGGCTAG